The Neomonachus schauinslandi unplaced genomic scaffold, ASM220157v2 HiC_scaffold_3542, whole genome shotgun sequence genome includes the window TCAAGGGCAGGCTCGACCAGATGAGGTCTGTAGGCATTTGTAGAGAGCCTCCTGGTCCAGATGACGCCTCACTGCATTACAGTGGGAATGTGGGCTCCTGTTCTCAACACAAGCCTGTGGCCACAGGAGATGCCATCAGGGGCACGACCCTGGGTGGCGACCGCTCCTAACCCCATGTCTCTCCACCAGGGCGAGAAGTCCTTTTTCCTGCAGCCTGGAGAGCGACTGGAACGAGGCATCCAGGATGTGTACGTGCTGTCAGAGCATCAGGGACTGCTGCTGAGGGCCCTGCAGcccctggaggagggagaagaaggagagaaggtcTCCCGCCAGGCTGGGGACCGCTGGCTCATCCGCGGACCCCTGGAGTACGTGCCCTCTGCCAaggtggaggtggtggaggaGCGTCAGGCCATCCCTCTGGATGAGAACGAGGGCATCTACGTGCAGGATGTCAAGACTGGAAGGGTAATGGCTGAGGGACGGGCACCATCACCGCGGTGTGGCCGTGTGGTGGCTTGCGTGGGGCTGACAGGGAGAGGTGCACGGTGGAGACAGGGGAGGGGACTTCGACAGCCTTGATGGTGGTGTCTGAGCTGGCCGGCTGCTGGTATGAGGGCATTCTGTGGGGTATTTGccttccttttgtctttctttttagaaCAGGGAGTggcggagggagaaggggagagagaatcttaagcaggctccacgcccagggcagagcccatcgtagggctcgatctcaagacctgagatcatgacctgagccaaaatcaagagtcagatgcttaaccgactgagccacccaggcaccccattaagtAGCTCACTTTAAAATTGAGAAACCCCCCAAGGGCAAAGATGAGCCAGGTTTTAGGATGGGGGCCTCTGGCCCCAGGATAAAGGTCTGACTGGGGAGTGGCCTAGGAACAGCAAGAATCAACCTCCTCTCCCATGCGCTTAGCCTGGTGGAATCCTTCCTCTTTGCCCCCTCATCTGAAGCCTTGACCTTGGTTTGACCTAGAACACATCTCTGACCTCTTTCTGTGAGAATCCAACCTAGAAGTAGGGCTTGGAGTCCTAGGAAATGTTAGTGGATATTACCTATTTCCTAGGATTGACTGCCTCTGTCCCTAGGATGCCCTCCAAGTTGCCCCAAGAAGGAAAATTCCAGAAGAAATAAGATCGAACCCTTAATTAACCACATGCCAGGTTCTCGGCACTAGACACGGGAGAGGTCCTTCGTTCCTCAACCCTGGGAGGTAGCTGGCGGCGGGTCCGTTCTGTGGACTTGGACCTAATGCATGGCTGTTTGCCCCAGATGACCGAGCCAGCAGACAGTGCATCCGAGCGCAGCCCCGTTCCAGAGACCGAGTCCAGCGACAGCGCTCTactgtccccacccccctccccgggacCAGCTCTGTTTCGGGATGGCTGGCTGGGTCCTTCTCCCTTTTACCTTCCCAGGTGACGTCCCCCCTCATCCTCTCTCAAGGTACGTGCTGTGATTGGAAGCACCTACATGCTGACCCAGGACGAAGTCCTGTGGGAAAAAGAGCTGCCTCCAGGGGTGGAGGAGTTGCTGAACAAGGGGCAGGACCCTCTGGCAGACAGGGGTGAGAAGGAGACATCCAAGACCCCTCAGCCCACCACTGTCCGGA containing:
- the LOC110583147 gene encoding major vault protein-like, which gives rise to MTPHCITVGMWAPVLNTSLWPQEMPSGARPWVATAPNPMSLHQGEKSFFLQPGERLERGIQDVYVLSEHQGLLLRALQPLEEGEEGEKVSRQAGDRWLIRGPLEYVPSAKVEVVEERQAIPLDENEGIYVQDVKTGRVRAVIGSTYMLTQDEVLWEKELPPGVEELLNKGQDPLADRGEKETSKTPQPTTVRNKTRVVRYRVPHNAAVQVYDYRE